TCCCTGCGCAGCCACCTCGACGTTCTGCGGGTGAGGCGCCGCCTGGATGTCGAGCCCATAGTCATTGGCGTGCTGCCGGCGCAGGGCGGACGCCAGGCGATCATGTTCGGGTGCGATCCCGCGCCCGCGCCGTTGTCGTTATTTACTGGCGTAATGCCTGTACAGGCAGCGCGGCAGTCCGTGCCGGTCATTGATCCGGGCGTGAGCGTTGCGCCAACCCATAATTACGCCGGGTGCGTGGTCGCGGCCACAACCCGGCAACAGGTGCGATAGGAGACAATCATGGCGGATTTTCAGGGGATGGTCATCACCCAGCAGGGGTTGCAGCTGCTGGCCAAAGCGCAAACCGGCGTAACGCTGGAGATTACACGCGCCGCAGTAGGATCCGGAGAGTGGCCGGACGGGCAGGATCCGGAGGCGATGGCGGATCTGGTCCACGAGGAAATGAGCCTGGCCATACAGGGGATGGAGGTGCAGTCCGGCGGTGTGACCAGGCTGACGGTGCTGCTCACGAACTCCGGCCTCCAGCAGGGGTTTTTCATTCGCGAGCTGGGCGTCTACGCCAATGACCCACAGGCCGGCGAAATCCTCTACACGGTCGCGTACGCCGGGGACAAGTACGACTATGTGCCCGCAGCGGGAACGCCGTTTGAAAAGGTCTTCGACATCTACATCGTCACGGCCAACGCCTCCGAGGTCACGGCGCAGATCGACCCGAGCGTGATGCTGGCTCTCAAGTCCGACTTCGACGCACATAATGCAGACCCGGAGGCCCACCCACCGCTCCGGCAGGCTTGTATCGATACGGTGGCCGCCCACAACGAGGACCCGGACGCCCATCAGGCGCTCATGGAAAGCCGTGAGCTCACCACCAACACCACCATCTACGTGTCCCTGAATGGCGATGATCTGCATGGCGACGGCTCCGAGCAGAACCCATTCCGCACGCACCATCGCGCGATCGTGCATTTGTCGCGATATCGCGTGCTTCGGGCCGGGGTGGCGACCATCAGCACGCCGGAAGGCGGGGTGTTTGAGTATGACCAGGCGCTGTATGTGCACCATCCCGATTATATTGTGATTAATCTGCACGGCTCCGGGGCGGGGGACGGCTCCGGCGGAACCACCTGCCTGCGGTTCACGGGATGCAACGGGCTGGAAGCGTTCTCGCCGTTGTACATCCAGGGGATGCGCATCGAATCCGATGCGCCCGACTACACGGGTCTGATCTGCAACCGCGGCGACTTCGTGCTGGGAGATCGCTACGATCCCGCGCGGATTGTCGAGATCGTGGGTTGGAAGGTCGGCGTCAGCGCTCAGAACAAGGGGGGCCATTTAGCAGTGAACGGCGTTCAGGTGCTGGATTTCGACCAGATTGGAATACGGGCGCTGTACGGGAGCTCGGTGATCGTGAGGGGCGCTCCCGGCGCCGTGTTGATCGACGCGGATACCGTCGGCGGGACCACGCCTGAAGGGACCATTGGTTTGTTGGCCACCCATCTGGGCCAGATGTTTCGCGAACACACTGTGACGATACAGCATTGCGAGCTCCCGATTTCGGCTGATGCGGGATCGCAGATCATCTAAGGGGACGACGAGATGCAAGCAGCAATCAGTAAAGAAAGTGGCAAGGTGGTCTATCAATGCAGCGACGGCGGTCTCGTGCCCGACCTGGGCGTGGCGCATGAAATCGTCCATGTGCCGGAATCATTGCGGGACGTCTTTGAGCTGGCAACGCCCGACCCCCGGCCCGGCCTGTCCGACGAGCAACGCCTGCAGCTGCAGCTGTTCGGCCTGGTGCGTGGTGCCGGCCTGATGACCGCGCCGACCGACCTCGACGGCTGGACAGAGCTGGCCTGCGCCGCCATCGATCGCCAGGCCGGCGCGCTGCGGGAGACCATTGGTACGCCGGGTTACGGACAGCTCACCGAGTATGACCGGACCCTGGAGGACGCCCGGGCGTTTCTGGAGACCGTGGGCGCGGACCCGGCGACAGACCCGGCCGGCTACCCCATGGTGCAGGCCGAAATCGACGCACTGGCTGCGGCGTCCGGAGAAGCGCCTGATCCCGCCGCAGTGGCGCAGGAGATCATCGACCTGGCAGCGGCCTGGCACGCGGCGATCGCCGCCATCAAGCGGGTGCGGCGCCTGGCCAAGATGCGTATTCAGGCGGCGGCCGGCGTCGAGGAGATCGCGGACATCCTGGCGGGCGTGGAATGGCCCGAGGTGGAGGGGGTTGTGCCGGAATAGGAAGGAGCGACGTAAGCGGAGGCGTAGGCGGGGCGCGGCAGGCGCCCCACCGGCCCGGTGCAGCAACACCGGACCACGGCCGAAGCCGCTACGCCGTAGGGCTCTCGGGGTGACCAAGAGCGGAGCCCTACGTAGCAGGCGGCAGGCCAAATCGTAAAGGACAACTGACTGTGAAATCGCCACTTGCTGGCTGGATGGGCGGAAAAAGCCGCCTGTGTAAAGAGATCGTTTCCCGGTTCCCGGATCACACCTGCTACTGCGAACCCTTCTGCGGCGGCGCATGGACGCTGTTCCGCAAAGAACCCTCAAAAGTCGAGGTGCTCAACGACATCAACGAAGACGTCGTGAACCTGTTTCGCGTGTTGCAGAATCATCCCGAAGAGTTTTTGCGCCACTTCAAATACGTGCTCTGCAGCCGTGCGGAGTTCGAGCGCGAAACCAGGCTGCCCGCCGAACTGCTCACGGACATCCAGAGGGCGGCGCGTTTCTACTACGTGCAGAAGATGTGCTTCGGCGGCCGGATCACGAGCCCGAGCTTCGGCGCGTCGGCCATGCAGCCGCCGCGGCTCAACCTGCTGCGCATGGAGGAAGAGCTCTCCGCCGCGCACCTGCGACTGGCCAGGGTGCTGGTCGAGAGGCTGCCGTTCGACGAGGTGATACGCAAGTACGACCGGCCCGGGACCGTGTTCTACGTGGACCCGCCCTACGTGGGTACGGAGAACGTCTACGGCAAGGGCCTGTTCTCCAAAGACGATCACGCCAGGCTTGCGGAGGTCCTGAAGTCAATTCAGGGCCGCTTCATCCTGAGCCAGGCCGATACGCCCCTGATCCGCGAGCTGTACAATGGGCTACCGATCGAGCCGGTGACCGTGCGCTATTCGTGCGGCAAGGAGAATGGAACGAAGGCCAAGGAGGTCTTGGTGGGGAATTTCGATCCGTGCCGGTCCTTGGTTCTCAACTAGCGCAGATTCTCAAGTCCCATGTGGGGTTTCTATGCAAGCTGGGTAATGCGGGTCATGGGCAAGGAGAAGTGGATGCGGTTTTTTGGACAGGTCGTTAAGGTGGAGTCCACCGACAAGGAGGACGACCTGGAATGGCCAAGAGAAGACGTTTTTCCCCCGAATTCAAAGCCAAAGTGGCTCTTGAAACGTTGGCCGGCGAGATGACGCTGGCCGAACTGTCCAGCAAGTACGATGTGCATCCGAACATGATCGCCGCCTGGAAGCGGCAGGCGATCGAGGGCATGGCCGATACTTTCGGTAAGGGCAAGGCAAAGGCCAAGGACAGTGAATCAGAGATCAAGGAACTGCACGCGAAG
This is a stretch of genomic DNA from Oceanidesulfovibrio indonesiensis. It encodes these proteins:
- a CDS encoding transposase; translation: MAKRRRFSPEFKAKVALETLAGEMTLAELSSKYDVHPNMIAAWKRQAIEGMADTFGKGKAKAKDSESEIKELHAK
- a CDS encoding DNA adenine methylase → MKSPLAGWMGGKSRLCKEIVSRFPDHTCYCEPFCGGAWTLFRKEPSKVEVLNDINEDVVNLFRVLQNHPEEFLRHFKYVLCSRAEFERETRLPAELLTDIQRAARFYYVQKMCFGGRITSPSFGASAMQPPRLNLLRMEEELSAAHLRLARVLVERLPFDEVIRKYDRPGTVFYVDPPYVGTENVYGKGLFSKDDHARLAEVLKSIQGRFILSQADTPLIRELYNGLPIEPVTVRYSCGKENGTKAKEVLVGNFDPCRSLVLN
- a CDS encoding phage tail-collar fiber domain-containing protein; its protein translation is MADFQGMVITQQGLQLLAKAQTGVTLEITRAAVGSGEWPDGQDPEAMADLVHEEMSLAIQGMEVQSGGVTRLTVLLTNSGLQQGFFIRELGVYANDPQAGEILYTVAYAGDKYDYVPAAGTPFEKVFDIYIVTANASEVTAQIDPSVMLALKSDFDAHNADPEAHPPLRQACIDTVAAHNEDPDAHQALMESRELTTNTTIYVSLNGDDLHGDGSEQNPFRTHHRAIVHLSRYRVLRAGVATISTPEGGVFEYDQALYVHHPDYIVINLHGSGAGDGSGGTTCLRFTGCNGLEAFSPLYIQGMRIESDAPDYTGLICNRGDFVLGDRYDPARIVEIVGWKVGVSAQNKGGHLAVNGVQVLDFDQIGIRALYGSSVIVRGAPGAVLIDADTVGGTTPEGTIGLLATHLGQMFREHTVTIQHCELPISADAGSQII